One Streptomyces sp. ML-6 genomic region harbors:
- the ruvB gene encoding Holliday junction branch migration DNA helicase RuvB, whose product MNWDETGPDSDERLDERLVRADADGEDTAVEAALRPKDLDEFVGQEKVREQLDLVLKAARARGATADHVLLSGAPGLGKTTLSMIIAAEMGAPIRITSGPAIQHAGDLAAILSSLQEGEVLFLDEIHRMSRPAEEMLYMAMEDFRVDVIVGKGPGATAIPLELPPFTLVGATTRAGLLPPPLRDRFGFTGHMEFYTPAELERVIHRSARLLDVETDAEGAAEIAGRSRGTPRIANRLLRRVRDYAQVKADGRIDRPVAAAALGVYEVDARGLDRLDRAVLEALLKLFGGGPVGLSTLAVAVGEERETVEEVAEPFLVREGLLARTPRGRIATPAAWAHLGLVPPQHGGKGQQGLFGA is encoded by the coding sequence ATGAACTGGGACGAGACCGGACCCGACAGCGACGAGCGGCTCGACGAGCGCCTCGTCCGGGCCGACGCGGACGGCGAGGACACCGCGGTCGAAGCGGCCCTGCGGCCGAAGGACCTCGACGAATTCGTCGGCCAGGAGAAGGTGCGCGAACAGCTCGACCTGGTCCTCAAGGCGGCCAGGGCCCGCGGCGCCACCGCCGACCACGTCCTGCTCTCCGGCGCCCCCGGCCTCGGCAAGACCACCCTCTCCATGATCATCGCGGCCGAGATGGGCGCACCGATCCGGATCACCTCCGGCCCCGCCATCCAGCACGCCGGCGACCTCGCCGCGATCCTCTCCTCCCTCCAGGAGGGCGAGGTCCTCTTCCTCGACGAGATCCACCGGATGTCGCGCCCCGCCGAGGAGATGCTCTACATGGCGATGGAGGACTTCCGGGTCGACGTCATCGTCGGCAAGGGCCCCGGCGCCACCGCCATCCCGCTGGAACTGCCGCCCTTCACCCTGGTCGGCGCGACCACCCGGGCCGGACTGCTGCCGCCGCCGCTGCGCGACCGCTTCGGCTTCACCGGCCACATGGAGTTCTACACCCCCGCCGAACTGGAACGCGTCATCCACCGCTCCGCCCGCCTGCTCGACGTGGAGACGGACGCGGAGGGCGCCGCCGAGATCGCCGGCCGTTCCCGCGGCACCCCCCGCATCGCCAACCGGCTGCTGCGCCGCGTCCGCGACTACGCCCAGGTCAAGGCCGACGGACGGATCGACCGCCCGGTCGCCGCCGCGGCCCTCGGGGTGTACGAGGTCGACGCCCGGGGCCTCGACCGGCTGGACCGGGCGGTGCTCGAAGCCCTGCTCAAGCTCTTCGGCGGCGGCCCCGTCGGGCTGTCCACCCTCGCGGTCGCGGTGGGGGAGGAGCGCGAGACGGTCGAGGAGGTCGCGGAGCCCTTCCTGGTCCGGGAGGGACTGCTGGCCAGGACCCCGCGCGGCCGGATCGCGACGCCCGCGGCCTGGGCCCACCTCGGCCTCGTACCCCCGCAGCACGGCGGAAAGGGACAACAGGGCCTGTTCGGGGCGTGA
- the pdxT gene encoding pyridoxal 5'-phosphate synthase glutaminase subunit PdxT produces MSDTPVIGVLALQGDVREHLIALASADALARPVRRPEELAEVDGLVLPGGESTTMSKLATLFGMLDPLRARVRGGLPVYGTCAGMILLADKILDPRADQETIGGIDMIVRRNAFGRQNESFEAAVEVAGVAGGPVEGVFIRAPWVESVGARAEVVAEHDGHIVAVRQGNALATSFHPELTGDHRVHALFVDMVRAVG; encoded by the coding sequence ATGAGCGACACCCCTGTGATCGGAGTCCTGGCCCTCCAGGGCGACGTACGGGAACACCTGATCGCCCTGGCCTCGGCGGACGCCCTGGCCAGGCCGGTCCGGCGGCCCGAGGAACTCGCCGAGGTCGACGGCCTGGTCCTGCCCGGCGGCGAGTCCACCACGATGTCCAAGCTGGCCACCCTGTTCGGCATGCTGGACCCCCTGCGCGCACGGGTGCGAGGCGGCCTGCCCGTCTACGGCACCTGCGCCGGAATGATCCTGCTCGCCGACAAGATCCTCGACCCGCGCGCGGACCAGGAGACGATCGGCGGGATCGACATGATCGTGCGCCGCAACGCCTTCGGGCGGCAGAACGAGTCCTTCGAGGCCGCCGTCGAGGTCGCCGGCGTCGCGGGCGGCCCGGTGGAGGGCGTCTTCATCCGCGCCCCCTGGGTGGAGTCGGTCGGCGCGCGCGCCGAGGTGGTGGCGGAGCACGACGGCCACATCGTCGCCGTACGTCAGGGAAACGCCCTGGCCACGTCATTCCATCCGGAATTGACCGGGGACCACCGTGTTCACGCGTTGTTCGTGGACATGGTGCGCGCAGTCGGCTGA
- the ruvA gene encoding Holliday junction branch migration protein RuvA, whose product MIAFVSGPVAALAPTTAVIEVGGIGMAVQCTPNTLAGLRVGTDARLATSLVVREDSLTLYGFADDDERQVFELLQTASGVGPRLAQAMLATHSPDALRTAVATGDEKALTAVSGIGKKGAQKLLLELKDRLGEPVGSHGVRQGIGTAVTSSWSDQLQAALIGLGYATREADEAVAAVTPQAEAALAEGGRPPVPQLLRAALQTLNRAR is encoded by the coding sequence ATGATCGCCTTCGTCAGCGGCCCCGTGGCCGCACTCGCCCCGACCACGGCCGTGATCGAGGTCGGTGGCATCGGCATGGCCGTCCAGTGCACGCCGAACACCCTCGCCGGCCTCCGGGTCGGCACGGACGCCAGACTCGCCACCTCTCTCGTCGTACGGGAGGACTCCCTCACCCTCTACGGCTTCGCCGACGACGACGAGCGGCAGGTCTTCGAGCTGCTCCAGACCGCCAGCGGGGTCGGCCCCCGGCTCGCCCAGGCCATGCTCGCCACCCACAGCCCCGACGCCCTGCGCACCGCGGTCGCCACCGGCGACGAGAAGGCGCTCACCGCCGTCTCGGGCATCGGCAAGAAGGGGGCGCAGAAGCTCCTCCTCGAACTGAAGGACAGGCTCGGAGAACCCGTCGGGTCCCACGGCGTCCGGCAGGGCATCGGCACCGCCGTCACCTCCTCCTGGAGCGACCAGCTCCAGGCCGCCCTGATCGGTCTCGGCTACGCCACCCGCGAGGCCGACGAGGCGGTCGCCGCCGTCACCCCGCAGGCCGAGGCGGCCCTCGCCGAGGGCGGCCGGCCCCCCGTGCCGCAGCTGCTGCGCGCCGCCCTGCAGACCCTCAACCGCGCGCGCTGA
- a CDS encoding YebC/PmpR family DNA-binding transcriptional regulator yields MSGHSKWATTKHKKAVIDAKRGKLFAKLIKNIEVAARTGGADPDGNPTLVDAIQKAKKSSVPNKNIDSAVKRGAGLEAGGVDYQTIMYEGYGPNGVAVLIECLTDNRNRAASDVRVAMTRNGGSMADPGSVSYLFNRKGVVIVPKGELTEDDVLGAVLDAGAEEVNDLGENYEVVSEATDLVAVRTALQEAGIDYDSADANFLPTMQVELDEEGARKIFKLIDALEDSDDVQNVFANFDVSDEVMEKVEA; encoded by the coding sequence GTGTCCGGCCACTCTAAATGGGCTACGACGAAGCACAAGAAGGCCGTGATTGACGCCAAGCGCGGCAAGCTCTTCGCGAAGCTGATCAAGAACATCGAGGTCGCCGCCCGCACCGGGGGTGCCGACCCCGATGGGAACCCGACCCTTGTGGACGCGATCCAGAAGGCCAAGAAGAGCTCCGTACCGAACAAGAACATCGACTCCGCGGTCAAGCGCGGTGCCGGTCTCGAAGCGGGCGGCGTCGACTACCAGACGATCATGTACGAGGGTTACGGTCCGAACGGCGTCGCGGTGCTCATCGAGTGCCTCACCGACAATCGCAACCGCGCCGCGTCCGACGTGCGTGTCGCGATGACCCGCAACGGCGGCTCGATGGCCGACCCGGGCTCGGTGTCGTACCTCTTCAACCGCAAGGGCGTCGTGATCGTCCCCAAGGGCGAGCTGACCGAGGACGACGTCCTGGGCGCCGTGCTCGACGCGGGCGCCGAGGAGGTCAACGACCTCGGCGAGAACTACGAGGTCGTCAGCGAGGCCACCGACCTGGTCGCGGTCCGCACCGCGCTCCAGGAGGCCGGGATCGACTACGACTCCGCCGACGCCAACTTCCTGCCCACCATGCAGGTCGAGCTGGACGAGGAGGGCGCGCGCAAGATCTTCAAGCTGATCGACGCGCTGGAGGACAGCGACGACGTGCAGAACGTCTTCGCCAACTTCGACGTCTCGGACGAGGTCATGGAGAAGGTCGAGGCCTGA
- the pdxS gene encoding pyridoxal 5'-phosphate synthase lyase subunit PdxS codes for MSTLPSTPQSADFPATGTARVKRGMAEQLKGGVIMDVVNAEQAKIAEDAGAVAVMALERVPADIRKDGGVARMSDPNMIEEIIEAVSIPVMAKSRIGHFVEAQVLQSLGVDYIDESEVLTPADEVNHSDKFAFTTPFVCGATNLGEALRRIAEGAAMIRSKGEAGTGNVVEAVRHLRQIKNEIARLRGYDNNELYAAAKELRAPYELVKEVAELGKLPVVLFSAGGVATPADAALMRQLGAEGVFVGSGIFKSGDPAKRAAAIVKATTFYDDPKIIADASRNLGEAMVGINCDTLPETERYANRGW; via the coding sequence ATGTCCACGCTTCCCTCCACCCCGCAGTCCGCCGACTTCCCGGCCACCGGAACCGCCCGCGTCAAGCGCGGCATGGCCGAGCAGCTCAAGGGCGGGGTGATCATGGACGTCGTCAACGCCGAACAGGCCAAGATCGCCGAGGACGCGGGCGCCGTGGCCGTCATGGCCCTGGAGCGGGTTCCGGCCGACATCCGCAAGGACGGCGGCGTGGCCCGGATGTCCGACCCGAACATGATCGAGGAGATCATCGAGGCCGTCTCCATCCCGGTGATGGCGAAGTCGCGCATCGGCCACTTCGTCGAGGCCCAGGTCCTGCAGTCCCTGGGGGTCGACTACATCGACGAGTCCGAGGTCCTCACCCCGGCCGACGAGGTCAACCACAGCGACAAGTTCGCCTTCACCACCCCGTTCGTCTGCGGCGCCACCAACCTGGGCGAGGCCCTGCGCCGCATCGCCGAGGGCGCGGCCATGATCCGCTCGAAGGGTGAGGCCGGCACCGGGAACGTCGTCGAGGCGGTCCGCCACCTGCGCCAGATCAAGAACGAGATCGCCCGGCTGCGCGGCTACGACAACAATGAGCTGTACGCCGCCGCCAAGGAGCTCCGCGCCCCGTACGAGCTGGTCAAGGAGGTCGCCGAGCTCGGCAAGCTGCCCGTGGTGCTGTTCTCCGCCGGTGGTGTCGCCACCCCGGCCGACGCCGCGCTCATGCGCCAGCTCGGCGCCGAGGGCGTCTTCGTCGGCTCCGGCATCTTCAAGTCCGGCGACCCTGCCAAGCGCGCCGCCGCGATCGTGAAGGCCACCACCTTCTACGACGACCCGAAGATCATCGCGGACGCCTCCCGGAACCTGGGCGAGGCCATGGTCGGCATCAACTGCGACACCCTGCCCGAGACCGAGCGCTACGCCAACCGCGGCTGGTAA
- the ruvC gene encoding crossover junction endodeoxyribonuclease RuvC: MRVLGVDPGLTRCGVGVVEGVAGRPLTMLGVGVVRTPADAELGHRLVAIERGIEEWLDEHRPEFVAVERVFSQHNVRTVMGTAQASAVAMLCASRRGIPVALHTPSEVKAAVTGSGRADKGQVGAMVTRLLRLDAPPKPADAADALALAICHIWRAPAVNRLQQAHAAAARRAPRTPAVPVRKVPR, translated from the coding sequence ATGCGGGTACTCGGCGTCGACCCGGGGCTGACCCGGTGCGGTGTCGGCGTCGTCGAGGGCGTCGCCGGCCGCCCCCTGACGATGCTCGGCGTCGGAGTGGTGCGCACCCCCGCCGACGCGGAACTCGGCCACCGGCTGGTCGCCATCGAGCGCGGCATCGAGGAATGGCTCGACGAACACCGGCCGGAGTTCGTCGCCGTGGAGCGGGTCTTCAGCCAGCACAACGTGCGTACGGTGATGGGGACCGCCCAGGCCAGCGCCGTCGCCATGCTCTGCGCGTCCCGGCGCGGCATACCGGTCGCCCTGCACACCCCCAGCGAGGTCAAGGCGGCCGTGACCGGCAGCGGCCGCGCCGACAAGGGACAGGTCGGCGCGATGGTCACCCGGCTGCTGCGGCTCGACGCCCCGCCGAAACCGGCCGACGCGGCCGACGCCCTCGCGCTCGCCATCTGCCACATCTGGCGCGCCCCCGCCGTCAACCGCCTCCAGCAGGCCCACGCCGCCGCCGCCCGGCGCGCCCCCCGTACACCCGCGGTTCCCGTCCGGAAGGTCCCCCGATGA